The following proteins are co-located in the Lagenorhynchus albirostris chromosome 2, mLagAlb1.1, whole genome shotgun sequence genome:
- the LOC132515704 gene encoding LOW QUALITY PROTEIN: WD repeat, SAM and U-box domain-containing protein 1-like (The sequence of the model RefSeq protein was modified relative to this genomic sequence to represent the inferred CDS: inserted 1 base in 1 codon) produces MVKLIHTLADHDDDVNCCAFSSSLLATCSLDKPIRLYSLSDFSELPHPPLKFHTSAVHCCCFSASGHILASFSTNGTTVLWDTQNGQTLAVMEQPSGSPMRVCRSSPDSTCLISGEADGTVVLWNAQSYKLYRCASVKDGSLVACAFSPNENLFVTGSSCGDLTVWDDKMRCLHSEKAHDLGITCCDFSSQPVSGGEQGLQFFRLASCGQDCQIKIWVISFTHTLXSVDKSVIVCDTNTENILHTLTQHTRYVTTCAFAPNILLLATGSMDKTVNIWQFDLETPCQARIAEDQPKQFTEDWSEDDDVSNWLCAQDLKDLVGIFKMNNIDGRELLNLTKESLADDLKIGSLGLCSKVLQKIEELRTKMKTLSSGIPDEFICPITRELMKDPVIASDGYSYKKEAMENWISKKKRTSPMTNLVLLIPNRTLKMAIDRWLETHQK; encoded by the exons ATGGTGAAACTAATTCACACATTAGCGGATCATGATGATGATGTCAACTGCTgtgccttctcctcttccctcttggCCACTTGCTCCTTGGACAAACCAATTCGCCTGTACTCCCTGAGTGACTTCAGTGAATTGCCACACCCTCCATTGAAGTTTCACACCTCTGCTGTCCACTGCTGCTGTTTCTCTGCTTCAGGGCATATTTTGGCttcattttcaacaaatggtaccaCTGTCTTATGGGATACTCAAAACGGACAGACTTTGGCAGTGATGGAACAGCCCAGTGGTAGCCCCATGAGGGTTTGCCGGTCTTCCCCAGACTCCACTTGTTTGATATCAGGGGAAGCTGATGGAACTGTTGTTTTGTGGAATGCACAGTCATACAAGTTATATAGATGTGCTAGTGTTAAGGATGGCTCCTTGGTGGCCTGTGCATTTTCTCCTAATGAAAACCTCTTTGTCACTGGCTCCTCGTGTGGGGATTTAACAGTGTGGGATGATAAAATGAGGTGTCTGCATAGTGAAAAAGCACATGATCTTGGAATTACCTGCTGCGATTTTTCTTCACAGCCAGTTTCTGGTGGAGAACAAGGTCTTCAGTTCTTTCGACTGGCATCATGTGGTCAGGATTGCCAGATCAAAATTTGGGTTATTTCCTTCACCCATACCT GATCAGTGGATAAGTCTGTCATAGTGTGTGATACTAATACTGAGAATATACTTCACACCTTGACTCAGCACACCAGGTATGTCACAACTTGTGCCTTTGCACCCAATATCCTTTTACTTGCTACTGGTTCAATGGACAAAACAGTGAATATCTGGCAGTTTGACCTGGAAACACCTTGCCAAGCAAGGATCGCAGAAGATCAACCAAAGCAATTTACTGAAGATTGGTCAGAGGACGATGATGTCTCAAACTGGCTTTGTGCACAAGATTTAAAAGACCTTGTtggtattttcaaaatgaataacATTGATGGGCGAGAACTGTTGAATCTTACAAAAGAAAGTCTAGCTGATGATTTGAAAATTGGATCTCTAGGGCTGTGTAGTAAAGTTCTGCAGAAAATTGAAGAGCTCAGGACAAAGATGAAAACCCTTTCTTCTGGAATTCCTGATGAATTTATATGTCCAATAACTAGGGAGCTTATGAAAGATCCTGTCATTGCATCAGATGGCTATTCATACAAAAAGGAAGCAATGGAAAATTGGATCAGCAAAAAGAAACGAACAAGTCCCATGACAAATCTTGTTCTTCTTATACCAAATAGGACTCTGAAAATGGCCATTGATCGATGGCTGGagacacatcaaaaataa